A part of Deinococcota bacterium genomic DNA contains:
- the trxB gene encoding thioredoxin-disulfide reductase, with amino-acid sequence MASRKQEAQEVDVVIIGGGPAGLTAGIYAGRAQLRTVILEKGLPGGQIAQTEEVENYPGFDVAISGPELSERMVRQAEKFGAKVIMEEVQSLERSGEGFLVRGYDQDFRAPAVIVATGANPRRLGVPGEDEFYGRGVSTCATCDGFFYRGKEVVVVGGGDAAVEEGLFLTKFADRVTVVHRRSELRANKVAQERAFGNAKMHWVWNSVVEEVMGRDGVVTGVKLRDLVTGEETAMKTDGVFIYIGHIPNTAYLAGVLELRPDGYVRVKDEIYTSTPGIFAAGDVADDVYRQLGTSVGAGTRAAMTVERFLAEKEAEAVAVA; translated from the coding sequence ATGGCGTCACGCAAACAAGAAGCGCAAGAGGTGGACGTGGTCATCATCGGGGGTGGCCCGGCGGGCCTGACCGCCGGCATCTACGCCGGCCGGGCGCAGCTGAGGACGGTCATCCTCGAGAAGGGCCTGCCCGGCGGACAGATCGCCCAGACCGAGGAGGTCGAGAACTACCCCGGCTTCGACGTCGCCATCAGCGGTCCGGAACTCTCCGAAAGGATGGTCAGGCAGGCCGAGAAGTTCGGCGCCAAGGTAATCATGGAAGAGGTGCAGAGCCTGGAACGGTCGGGGGAAGGCTTCTTGGTGCGCGGCTACGACCAGGACTTTCGAGCTCCCGCGGTCATCGTCGCCACCGGCGCCAACCCGCGCCGGCTCGGCGTGCCCGGCGAGGACGAGTTCTACGGCCGCGGCGTGTCGACCTGCGCCACCTGCGACGGCTTCTTCTACCGCGGCAAGGAGGTGGTGGTGGTCGGCGGCGGCGACGCCGCCGTCGAGGAGGGCCTCTTTCTGACCAAGTTCGCCGACAGGGTAACGGTCGTTCACCGCCGGAGCGAGCTCCGCGCCAACAAGGTCGCCCAGGAGCGCGCCTTTGGCAACGCCAAGATGCACTGGGTCTGGAACAGCGTGGTCGAGGAGGTCATGGGCAGGGACGGCGTGGTCACCGGCGTCAAGCTGCGCGACCTGGTCACCGGCGAGGAAACGGCCATGAAGACCGACGGCGTGTTCATCTATATCGGCCACATCCCCAACACGGCCTACCTGGCGGGCGTGCTCGAGCTTCGTCCCGACGGCTACGTCAGGGTGAAGGACGAGATCTACACCAGCACCCCCGGCATCTTCGCGGCGGGCGACGTCGCCGACGATGTCTACCGCCAGCTCGGCACCAGCGTGGGCGCGGGCACCCGCGCCGCCATGACGGTCGAGCGCTTCTTAGCCGAAAAGGAAGCTGAAGCCGTTGCGGTGGCCTAG